In one Prosthecochloris aestuarii DSM 271 genomic region, the following are encoded:
- a CDS encoding S41 family peptidase, which produces MKRWYRQLLLSSVVVLTTASFFFHPLFARQSGMFSIVRSIDLLGDVFREVSLSYVDSIDVGKFMFAGIDGMLETLDPYTVFLDKEESVELGEITSGQYGGIGVTIAGIDNGVYVVSVLDGFSASRAGIKVGDQLISVDGISIRQDSLETVKNLLKGTPGTSLNLVLRRYGAQANRKLTLTRQEIRVNSIRYAGLIGDIGYFEMSSFGNRSAEELSAAISELNAEAEGSGQRMKAVILDLRNNPGGLLDVAVDVTGLFVRQGSEVVSIRGRLPESENRYVTKRDPVAGDLPLSVLINSKSASASEIVAGAIQELDRGVVIGARSFGKGLVQSIIPLPYDCKLKMTSARYYTPSGRLIQKYHAREDGWRSVIHGPGRQDSSRVFYTLNRRKVYGGGGILPDIPVSEPEFDDYEAKLQKKGMFFRYASAYRSLHPKAPGLPMKREGLLKGFNAFLEEERFSFESEPEVLLDQMKLSTAELGRSSRLDSLFNEVEREVSMLTERYRVDDRERIALAVEREILRHYDEDAARRLSLEQDPVVKKALDVLNSPKQYRSVLKP; this is translated from the coding sequence ATGAAACGCTGGTATCGTCAGCTCTTGCTTTCTTCTGTCGTTGTCCTGACGACAGCCTCCTTCTTTTTCCATCCTCTTTTCGCCCGTCAAAGCGGCATGTTCTCCATTGTGCGAAGCATCGACCTGCTTGGGGATGTTTTTCGTGAGGTGTCACTGAGCTATGTCGATTCCATCGATGTAGGGAAATTTATGTTTGCCGGTATCGACGGTATGCTCGAAACCCTTGATCCATATACGGTCTTTCTCGATAAAGAGGAGTCTGTTGAGCTTGGCGAGATCACCAGCGGTCAGTATGGTGGTATAGGGGTTACTATTGCCGGAATCGACAACGGCGTCTATGTCGTATCGGTTCTCGATGGTTTTTCGGCATCCCGGGCAGGTATCAAGGTTGGCGATCAGCTCATCAGCGTTGATGGGATTTCCATCAGGCAGGATTCTCTTGAAACAGTCAAAAACCTGCTCAAGGGAACACCTGGAACCTCGTTGAATCTCGTTCTGCGTCGTTATGGGGCGCAGGCCAATCGTAAGCTGACCCTGACTCGTCAGGAGATCAGGGTGAACAGTATCCGCTATGCCGGTCTTATAGGCGATATCGGTTATTTTGAGATGAGTTCGTTCGGTAACAGAAGTGCTGAAGAGCTGAGCGCTGCAATCAGTGAACTCAACGCAGAGGCGGAGGGTTCGGGACAACGGATGAAGGCGGTTATTCTCGATCTGCGAAATAATCCGGGAGGCCTTCTCGACGTTGCCGTCGATGTCACCGGTCTGTTCGTGCGTCAGGGCAGCGAGGTCGTTTCCATCAGGGGGCGTTTGCCTGAGAGTGAAAATCGATACGTAACCAAGCGGGATCCCGTTGCAGGCGACCTTCCTCTCTCGGTTCTCATCAACTCAAAAAGCGCTTCTGCATCTGAAATTGTGGCAGGTGCGATTCAGGAGCTTGATCGAGGCGTGGTTATCGGGGCGCGTTCATTTGGCAAAGGTCTTGTGCAGTCGATCATTCCTCTTCCTTATGACTGCAAGCTCAAGATGACCTCAGCCCGTTACTATACCCCCTCCGGTCGTCTTATCCAGAAATACCATGCCCGGGAGGATGGTTGGCGCAGCGTTATTCATGGCCCCGGCAGGCAGGATTCCTCAAGGGTTTTCTATACCCTCAACCGCCGCAAGGTCTATGGAGGGGGCGGTATTCTTCCTGATATCCCTGTCAGTGAGCCCGAGTTTGACGACTATGAAGCGAAGCTTCAAAAAAAGGGAATGTTTTTTCGCTATGCTTCGGCATACCGCTCCCTTCATCCGAAAGCGCCCGGGCTTCCGATGAAGCGCGAGGGTCTTCTCAAGGGTTTCAACGCATTTCTGGAAGAGGAACGCTTTTCGTTTGAATCCGAGCCGGAGGTGCTTTTGGATCAGATGAAGCTTTCGACAGCAGAATTAGGCCGTTCAAGTCGTCTTGATTCTCTTTTCAATGAGGTGGAGCGTGAGGTTTCCATGCTGACGGAGCGCTACAGGGTGGACGACAGGGAGCGGATTGCTCTGGCTGTGGAGAGGGAGATTCTGCGCCATTACGATGAGGATGCCGCTCGAAGGCTCTCTCTCGAACAGGACCCGGTCGTCAAAAAAGCGCTTGATGTTCTCAACTCCCCAAAACAGTACCGCAGCGTTCTCAAACCCTGA
- a CDS encoding DUF2499 domain-containing protein: MLLSLPNWLIHISSSAEWGIAALLMYRYGTLIERKDIQRLGLFMIPHWIGSWFVLAYHIKGDSIPLLLDLSETVNLFGSISLLYASLGILKTLKSTTTVNVMAVAGIFLFNGRPQSYMGEDIFDAILQVSSVVYISFLISLIMIRKRDPALLSGLTVAGFWFVLVFISVTVFFIYLSTDVRGFATLSHDDLLHGSAESLLTVSNLMIVLGIHRQIKAAKRRLQQ; this comes from the coding sequence ATGCTGTTATCACTGCCGAACTGGCTGATCCATATCTCATCATCCGCAGAGTGGGGCATCGCCGCACTGCTGATGTATCGCTACGGAACCCTCATTGAAAGGAAGGATATCCAGCGACTCGGGCTCTTCATGATCCCTCACTGGATAGGAAGCTGGTTTGTACTGGCTTATCACATCAAGGGCGATAGCATACCGCTCCTGCTCGATCTTTCCGAGACAGTCAACCTGTTCGGCAGCATCTCGCTGCTCTATGCCTCGCTGGGCATTCTGAAAACCCTCAAAAGCACAACAACGGTCAACGTCATGGCTGTCGCGGGAATTTTCCTGTTCAACGGCAGACCGCAGTCCTACATGGGAGAGGACATCTTCGATGCGATTCTTCAGGTATCGAGCGTTGTCTATATCAGCTTTCTCATCAGCCTGATCATGATCCGCAAACGCGACCCCGCCCTTCTGTCGGGTCTCACCGTAGCCGGATTCTGGTTTGTGCTGGTGTTTATCTCCGTCACGGTCTTTTTCATCTACCTCTCCACGGATGTCAGAGGGTTTGCGACGCTATCGCACGACGACCTTCTTCACGGATCGGCAGAAAGCCTTCTGACCGTCAGCAACCTTATGATCGTACTCGGGATCCACCGACAGATCAAGGCGGCAAAACGTCGCCTGCAACAGTGA
- a CDS encoding geranylgeranyl diphosphate reductase yields the protein MRYDVAVIGGGPSGAVAAAILAKAGLSTVLIERNLANVKPCGGAIPLGLIEEFNIPDPLVEKKLSKMSVRSPRGRKISMEMPNGYVGMVRRERFDSYLRDRAVRLGADIVEALVREIKPASNGHSIHLSKGHAPIEADFIIGADGANSKTAEELDFPANELQVIAMQQRFHYSDTLKPYEDLVEIWFDGEVSPDFYGWIFPKTDHIAIGTGTEFRKHDLKSLQKRFIEKIGITDKPYLDEAAKIPMKPRKSFTQDRAILVGDAAGLVTPANGEGIFFAMRSGKLGAEAMIERIRNNKPLRSYEKKFRKLYSQIFFGLQVLQSVYYKNDRLRESFVAICQDDDVQQITFDSYLYKKMVPAPWSVQMKIFGKNIYHLTKGS from the coding sequence ATGCGTTACGATGTCGCTGTCATAGGAGGAGGGCCATCAGGAGCTGTCGCTGCAGCCATACTGGCAAAAGCGGGCCTGTCAACCGTCCTTATAGAGAGAAACCTTGCCAATGTCAAGCCATGCGGCGGAGCGATTCCCCTCGGCCTGATTGAAGAGTTCAACATTCCCGATCCACTCGTAGAGAAAAAACTTTCAAAAATGAGTGTGCGCTCCCCCAGGGGACGAAAAATTTCTATGGAGATGCCCAACGGTTACGTCGGTATGGTACGCCGGGAACGTTTCGACAGCTATTTGCGGGACCGGGCAGTTCGCCTCGGCGCCGATATCGTCGAGGCTCTTGTCAGGGAGATCAAACCGGCCTCAAACGGCCATAGCATCCACCTCTCGAAAGGCCATGCCCCTATCGAAGCCGACTTCATCATCGGCGCGGATGGAGCAAATTCCAAAACAGCAGAAGAGCTGGATTTTCCCGCTAACGAACTGCAGGTGATTGCCATGCAGCAGCGTTTCCACTATAGCGATACGCTCAAGCCCTATGAAGATCTGGTTGAAATCTGGTTTGATGGTGAAGTATCGCCGGATTTTTACGGCTGGATTTTTCCGAAAACAGATCACATCGCTATCGGCACAGGCACTGAATTCAGGAAACATGACCTGAAATCGCTGCAGAAACGATTTATTGAAAAAATCGGCATCACCGACAAGCCATATCTCGACGAGGCAGCAAAAATTCCCATGAAGCCGAGGAAATCCTTTACCCAGGACCGTGCAATCCTGGTTGGTGACGCAGCCGGCCTGGTAACACCAGCCAACGGCGAGGGCATCTTCTTCGCCATGAGATCGGGCAAACTGGGGGCCGAAGCTATGATTGAGCGCATCAGGAACAACAAGCCATTGCGCTCCTATGAAAAAAAGTTCCGAAAACTCTACTCGCAGATCTTCTTCGGTCTCCAGGTGCTTCAGTCGGTCTACTATAAAAACGATCGTCTGAGGGAAAGTTTTGTCGCTATCTGCCAGGATGATGACGTCCAGCAGATCACCTTCGATTCCTACCTCTATAAAAAGATGGTGCCTGCGCCCTGGAGTGTTCAGATGAAAATTTTCGGCAAAAACATCTATCACCTGACAAAGGGTTCCTGA
- a CDS encoding glycine--tRNA ligase, producing MSNSDTRVQGKKLSPEKVMNKLVSLAKRRGFIFPSSEIYGGLSSCFDYGPLGSEMKKNIKDLWWTSMTRKHQNIVGIDASIMMNPTVWEASGHVSSFNDPMIDDKTTKRRYRADHLIENHIEKLRRDGKTDEAQRISSSYEQAADAEDSNKAFYDIIIAEEIKAPDTGSSDWTEVRQFNLMFKCNMGALADSAGSVYLRPETAQGIFVNFHNVRESNRMKVPFGIAQIGKAFRNEIVKGNFIFRMVEFEQMEMQYFVKPGTQKETFEAWREERFNWYKERLGLTPGKLHWYKHDKLAHYADLAYDIKFEFPFGIEEIEGIHSRTDFDLKQHQEFSGKNMEYIDQATNERYIPYVVETSAGADRLFLALLCDAYTEDVIDGEERVMMKFSPTIAPVKAAVLPLMKKGEMGEKASKFRNDLAEQFLVQYDDAGSIGKRYRRQDEIGTPFCFTVDHQTLEDDTVTVRYRDTAEQQRMEMSKVPEFLAAEIV from the coding sequence ATGAGCAATTCGGATACACGGGTACAGGGCAAGAAGCTCTCGCCTGAGAAAGTGATGAATAAACTGGTCTCGCTGGCTAAACGCCGCGGCTTTATTTTCCCCTCTTCGGAGATCTACGGAGGGCTCTCCTCCTGCTTCGATTACGGGCCGCTGGGCAGCGAGATGAAAAAGAATATCAAAGACCTCTGGTGGACGTCGATGACAAGAAAACACCAGAATATTGTTGGCATTGACGCCTCGATCATGATGAACCCGACAGTCTGGGAAGCGTCAGGGCATGTGTCGAGCTTCAACGACCCGATGATCGACGACAAAACAACCAAACGTCGCTACCGGGCGGATCACCTGATAGAAAACCACATCGAAAAACTTCGCCGTGACGGAAAAACGGACGAAGCCCAGAGAATAAGCTCCAGCTACGAACAGGCAGCAGATGCCGAAGATTCGAACAAGGCGTTCTACGACATCATCATCGCCGAGGAGATCAAAGCCCCTGATACAGGATCGTCTGACTGGACCGAAGTCAGACAGTTTAACCTGATGTTCAAGTGCAACATGGGCGCGCTTGCCGACTCAGCGGGCAGCGTCTACCTCAGGCCGGAGACAGCCCAGGGGATTTTTGTGAACTTCCACAACGTGCGCGAATCAAACCGCATGAAGGTACCGTTCGGCATTGCCCAGATAGGCAAGGCGTTCCGCAACGAGATCGTGAAAGGAAACTTCATCTTCCGCATGGTGGAATTCGAGCAGATGGAAATGCAGTATTTCGTCAAACCGGGCACGCAGAAAGAGACCTTCGAGGCCTGGAGAGAAGAGCGCTTCAACTGGTATAAAGAACGCCTCGGCCTTACTCCAGGCAAACTGCACTGGTATAAGCACGACAAACTCGCCCACTATGCCGATCTTGCCTACGATATCAAATTCGAGTTTCCTTTCGGCATCGAAGAGATCGAGGGAATTCACTCCCGAACCGATTTTGACCTGAAACAGCACCAGGAGTTTTCGGGCAAAAATATGGAGTATATCGACCAGGCGACAAACGAGCGATACATTCCCTATGTGGTTGAAACCTCAGCCGGTGCCGACAGGCTCTTCCTCGCATTGCTCTGCGACGCCTATACCGAGGATGTCATCGACGGCGAAGAGCGGGTCATGATGAAGTTTTCGCCGACAATCGCCCCGGTCAAAGCAGCGGTGCTGCCACTGATGAAAAAAGGCGAAATGGGCGAAAAAGCTTCGAAATTCCGTAACGACCTTGCCGAACAGTTTCTTGTCCAGTACGATGATGCCGGATCGATCGGCAAACGATACCGCCGGCAGGATGAAATCGGCACGCCATTCTGCTTTACGGTTGACCATCAAACGCTTGAAGATGACACCGTCACGGTCCGCTACCGCGACACGGCAGAACAGCAGAGAATGGAGATGTCGAAGGTTCCGGAATTTCTCGCTGCAGAAATTGTTTAA
- a CDS encoding rhodanese-like domain-containing protein: MLRYSDMVSNCLERVREIMPWDLVDRMKENPSLMILDVREPGEFEAMHIPGSLNVARGILESACEWDFEETVPDLVRAREREIVVVCRSGRRSVLAVDTMQQMGYADVVSLKTGLRGWNDYDEPFEDGSGVGVSPSVADSFFLSGVRPDQTSSHERS; the protein is encoded by the coding sequence ATGCTTCGATACAGCGACATGGTCAGCAACTGTCTTGAGCGGGTACGGGAGATCATGCCATGGGATCTTGTTGATCGTATGAAAGAGAATCCCTCTTTGATGATACTCGATGTCCGGGAGCCCGGAGAGTTTGAAGCCATGCATATTCCGGGTTCACTGAACGTTGCCAGAGGGATCCTGGAGTCGGCATGTGAGTGGGATTTTGAAGAGACCGTGCCTGACCTGGTAAGAGCGCGTGAGCGGGAGATCGTTGTGGTGTGCAGGTCGGGTCGGCGCAGTGTTCTGGCCGTTGATACCATGCAGCAGATGGGATATGCCGATGTAGTTTCCCTCAAGACAGGCCTGAGGGGATGGAACGACTACGATGAACCTTTTGAAGACGGTTCCGGGGTTGGCGTCTCTCCCTCCGTTGCCGACAGCTTTTTTTTGTCCGGGGTGCGTCCGGACCAGACTTCCTCACACGAGCGAAGCTGA
- a CDS encoding sulfurtransferase TusA family protein: MSDIQSNMELNCEGLNCPLPILKTKKAIDGLQSGQILKMTATDPGSVNDMDSWAKRTGNQVVSHSESAGVHTYMIMKK, encoded by the coding sequence ATGAGCGACATCCAGAGCAACATGGAATTGAATTGCGAAGGTCTCAACTGCCCTCTTCCGATCCTGAAGACCAAGAAGGCCATCGACGGCCTGCAGAGCGGCCAGATCCTCAAGATGACGGCGACCGATCCCGGTTCTGTCAACGATATGGACTCATGGGCGAAACGCACCGGCAATCAGGTGGTGTCACACTCGGAATCCGCCGGAGTGCATACCTACATGATCATGAAAAAGTAA
- a CDS encoding cobyrinate a,c-diamide synthase, whose product MQTVPIPRLMISAPSKSSGKTTVSLGLLRYFSSRGRHIRSFKKGPDYIDPMWHRLASGTECWNLDPWIMGDDLCFESFVRNGAKGDGALSLIEGNHGLHDGMSLDGSDSSAGLAGLLDAPVLLVVDSSAMNRGVAAMVLGMQMMPPGPSIAGVILNKVRAPRQADKQQKAVEAFCRIPVLGAIPADKDLIVPERQLGLTTVDETEGADSFIEGAAERVARYCDMAAIESIFHRASQLAPGTLSRHPAAREKRCVIGVFRDPAFCFYYPENLDALRQNGAELVFIDSLKQTTLPDVDGLYLGGGFPESFLGQLSDNLGLISAVRERVRSGIPLYAECGGLIYLSRSASLEGKRYPLAGLLPFDIGFQSRPVGHGYLDLKSAVESPWFSNGERIRAHEFHYARPVTSVEDLSCQFDVSRGYGITGARDGLFHRNLFASFAHLHAAAHPRWAVKFTDLAVRYRSTVG is encoded by the coding sequence ATGCAGACAGTCCCGATTCCGAGGCTGATGATATCGGCCCCATCGAAAAGTTCCGGCAAGACCACCGTCAGTCTCGGACTGCTGCGTTATTTTTCATCCCGTGGCCGTCATATACGAAGTTTCAAGAAAGGTCCCGACTATATCGATCCGATGTGGCATCGCCTTGCTTCCGGTACGGAGTGCTGGAATCTCGATCCCTGGATTATGGGCGATGATCTCTGTTTTGAGTCGTTTGTCCGCAATGGCGCAAAAGGGGATGGTGCTCTATCGCTCATAGAGGGGAACCATGGGCTCCATGACGGGATGTCGCTCGACGGGTCGGACAGTTCGGCAGGACTGGCCGGGCTGCTGGACGCTCCTGTTCTGCTTGTTGTCGACAGCAGCGCGATGAACCGGGGTGTCGCGGCAATGGTGCTTGGCATGCAGATGATGCCGCCGGGACCTTCGATTGCGGGCGTTATTCTCAATAAGGTGCGCGCTCCTCGCCAGGCCGACAAGCAGCAGAAGGCAGTCGAAGCGTTTTGCAGGATCCCTGTTCTGGGTGCTATTCCAGCCGACAAGGATCTCATCGTTCCTGAACGGCAGCTGGGCCTGACGACAGTCGATGAAACTGAAGGGGCCGACAGTTTCATCGAGGGTGCAGCCGAACGGGTTGCCAGGTATTGCGATATGGCGGCCATCGAATCCATTTTTCACCGGGCATCGCAGTTGGCCCCAGGCACGCTGTCCCGTCATCCAGCTGCTCGTGAAAAGCGTTGTGTGATCGGTGTTTTTCGAGACCCTGCTTTTTGTTTCTACTATCCTGAAAACCTTGATGCCCTCAGGCAGAACGGTGCCGAACTGGTGTTTATCGATTCTCTGAAACAGACTACGCTGCCGGATGTTGACGGTCTTTATCTCGGGGGCGGATTCCCGGAGTCCTTTCTTGGCCAACTGAGCGACAATCTCGGGCTTATCAGCGCGGTGCGCGAGCGGGTCCGGTCGGGAATACCTCTTTATGCTGAATGCGGTGGGCTGATCTATCTCAGCCGCAGCGCATCGTTAGAAGGGAAGCGTTACCCGCTTGCAGGGTTGCTTCCTTTCGATATCGGTTTTCAGTCCCGTCCCGTCGGCCATGGCTACCTTGACTTGAAAAGCGCTGTCGAGAGCCCGTGGTTCAGTAACGGCGAGCGGATCAGGGCGCATGAGTTTCACTATGCCAGGCCCGTCACCTCTGTGGAGGATCTCTCCTGCCAGTTTGACGTTTCAAGGGGCTATGGCATTACCGGTGCCCGGGACGGTCTTTTTCATCGCAATCTGTTTGCATCATTCGCTCATCTTCATGCAGCAGCCCATCCCCGGTGGGCCGTGAAATTCACGGATCTTGCAGTCAGGTACCGCTCCACCGTAGGGTAG
- a CDS encoding TusE/DsrC/DsvC family sulfur relay protein, whose product MPIEVNGVSYETDENGYLVSLEDWNEDVAVKLAEGEDVEMGDNEWQIVRFLRNYYDEYQIAPAVKVLTKAIAKENGMEKKEASEFLYGMFPKGPALQACKIAGLPKPTGCV is encoded by the coding sequence ATGCCAATCGAAGTTAACGGTGTCAGCTATGAGACTGACGAAAACGGCTACCTGGTCAGCCTCGAAGACTGGAACGAGGATGTGGCGGTGAAACTTGCCGAAGGTGAAGACGTGGAAATGGGCGACAATGAGTGGCAGATCGTCAGGTTTCTGAGGAACTACTACGACGAATATCAGATCGCTCCGGCAGTCAAGGTGCTGACCAAGGCAATCGCTAAAGAGAATGGAATGGAAAAGAAAGAGGCATCGGAATTCCTCTACGGCATGTTTCCCAAAGGTCCTGCACTGCAGGCATGTAAGATCGCCGGGCTTCCAAAGCCGACCGGCTGCGTGTAA
- the dsrA gene encoding dissimilatory-type sulfite reductase subunit alpha produces MDGANDGASKGACNCGGCGSDGNDKFLNPTPMLDELESGPWPSFVSGFKEMAERTKKPMLRGVLDQLEYSYNTKMGYWKGGLVTVDGYGAGIITRYSMIKDKIPEAAEFHTMRIQPAPGLHYNTDMLRELCDIWEKYGSGIITLHGQTGDIMLQGIEQDKVQECFDELNEKGWDLGGAGAGMRTGVSCIGPGRCENACYDNLKLHLKALKHFVGQVHRPEWNYKLKFKFSGCPNDCTNAIMRSDLAVIGTWKDAIQVDRDEVRSWIEERGVDALVNQVINHCPTKAISLNDGDMVIEARDCVRCMHCLNVMPKALSPGRERGISLLMGGKNTLKVGVNMGSLIVPFMKMESDEDIEEFLELIEEIIDWWDDAGLDHERIGETIERVGLKQFLEGIGREADINMVSRPRDNPYFKAKY; encoded by the coding sequence ATGGATGGTGCTAACGATGGCGCGTCAAAAGGGGCGTGCAACTGCGGCGGGTGCGGGTCCGACGGGAATGACAAATTCCTGAACCCTACGCCGATGCTCGACGAGCTTGAAAGCGGCCCCTGGCCGAGCTTCGTATCCGGTTTCAAGGAGATGGCTGAACGAACGAAAAAACCTATGCTGCGCGGAGTACTTGACCAGCTCGAATACTCTTATAACACCAAAATGGGCTACTGGAAAGGCGGTCTGGTGACTGTTGACGGGTACGGCGCCGGTATTATCACGCGCTATTCGATGATCAAAGACAAAATTCCTGAGGCGGCGGAATTTCACACCATGCGAATTCAGCCGGCTCCGGGCCTTCATTACAATACCGATATGCTTCGCGAGCTCTGCGATATCTGGGAAAAGTACGGCAGCGGTATCATAACTCTTCACGGTCAGACCGGCGATATTATGCTCCAGGGAATCGAGCAGGATAAAGTGCAGGAGTGTTTCGACGAGCTGAATGAGAAAGGGTGGGATCTCGGCGGAGCCGGGGCTGGTATGCGTACAGGTGTTTCCTGTATCGGGCCCGGTCGCTGCGAAAACGCCTGCTATGACAATCTCAAGCTGCATCTCAAGGCCTTGAAGCACTTTGTGGGCCAGGTGCACCGCCCCGAATGGAACTATAAGCTCAAATTCAAGTTCTCAGGGTGCCCGAATGACTGTACCAATGCGATCATGCGTTCCGATCTGGCCGTTATCGGCACCTGGAAAGATGCAATCCAGGTTGACCGTGACGAGGTCCGCTCCTGGATCGAAGAGCGCGGCGTCGATGCCCTGGTCAATCAGGTGATCAACCACTGCCCGACCAAGGCGATTTCGCTCAACGATGGCGATATGGTTATCGAGGCCAGGGACTGCGTGCGATGCATGCACTGTCTCAACGTGATGCCCAAGGCGCTTTCGCCGGGCAGGGAACGGGGGATTTCTCTCCTGATGGGGGGTAAGAATACGCTCAAGGTTGGTGTGAACATGGGCTCGCTGATCGTGCCGTTCATGAAGATGGAGAGCGATGAGGATATCGAGGAGTTTCTCGAACTGATCGAGGAGATCATTGACTGGTGGGACGACGCGGGTCTCGACCATGAGCGGATCGGCGAAACGATTGAGCGAGTCGGTCTGAAGCAGTTCCTCGAAGGTATCGGCCGCGAGGCGGATATCAACATGGTGTCCCGTCCGCGTGACAACCCCTATTTCAAGGCGAAGTACTGA
- the dsrB gene encoding dissimilatory-type sulfite reductase subunit beta yields the protein MSSPERTWKTRESGPHTYEEALHPVVRKNYGKWKYHEIPKPGVLKHVAESGDAIYTVRAGTPRQDSVDMVRLLCDVADKYTDGYLRFTVRNNVEFITPAEENVEPMIKELESLGFPVGGTGMCVSSVSHTQGWLHCDIPATDASGVVKSMMDSLYSEFKDMQMPNKVRLSTSCCSINCGGQADIAVVVKHTRPPRINHDHLATICELPKAVARCPVAAIRPTVVNGKKSLMVDESKCICCGACFGACPAMEINHPEHSKFAIWVGGKNSNARSKPSTMSIVAHNLPNNPPRWPEVTEAVGRILTAYKEGGRPWERVGEWINRIGWKRFFEETGLVFDEDMIDSYRHARTTFNQSAHVRF from the coding sequence ATGAGCAGTCCAGAAAGAACGTGGAAGACTAGAGAGTCAGGTCCTCATACCTATGAGGAAGCACTGCATCCCGTTGTCAGGAAGAATTACGGGAAGTGGAAATATCATGAGATTCCCAAGCCGGGAGTCCTGAAGCATGTTGCCGAAAGCGGCGATGCGATCTATACCGTCAGGGCGGGGACGCCTCGCCAGGATAGCGTCGATATGGTCCGGCTTCTGTGCGATGTCGCCGACAAGTATACGGACGGCTACCTTCGTTTCACCGTGCGCAACAACGTTGAGTTCATTACTCCGGCAGAGGAGAATGTCGAGCCGATGATCAAAGAGCTTGAGTCCCTCGGATTTCCTGTTGGAGGCACCGGTATGTGCGTCTCCTCGGTCTCCCATACCCAGGGTTGGCTCCATTGCGATATTCCTGCAACGGATGCTTCGGGCGTCGTGAAATCGATGATGGATTCGCTCTACAGTGAGTTCAAGGATATGCAGATGCCCAATAAAGTGCGGCTGTCAACCTCATGCTGTTCGATCAACTGCGGCGGTCAGGCTGACATCGCTGTTGTGGTCAAACATACCCGTCCTCCCCGCATCAATCACGATCATCTTGCCACGATTTGCGAACTGCCGAAAGCTGTTGCCCGCTGTCCGGTCGCTGCTATCAGGCCGACTGTGGTCAACGGCAAGAAGTCGCTGATGGTCGATGAGTCGAAGTGTATCTGCTGCGGCGCCTGTTTCGGGGCCTGCCCTGCAATGGAGATCAACCATCCCGAGCATTCAAAATTCGCTATCTGGGTAGGAGGCAAGAACAGTAATGCCCGATCCAAGCCTTCGACGATGAGCATCGTTGCTCACAATCTGCCGAACAATCCTCCTCGCTGGCCGGAAGTTACCGAGGCCGTCGGTCGTATTCTGACTGCGTACAAAGAGGGCGGCAGGCCCTGGGAGCGCGTAGGAGAGTGGATCAACCGTATCGGCTGGAAGCGCTTTTTTGAGGAGACCGGTCTTGTCTTCGACGAAGATATGATCGACAGCTACCGCCATGCACGAACCACGTTCAATCAGTCGGCGCACGTCCGTTTTTAA